The Arachis hypogaea cultivar Tifrunner chromosome 16, arahy.Tifrunner.gnm2.J5K5, whole genome shotgun sequence genome contains a region encoding:
- the LOC112756381 gene encoding dephospho-CoA kinase — protein sequence MRIVGLTGGIASGKSTVSNLFKSHGVPVVDADVVARDALKKGSGGWKKVVAAFGEEILLENGEVNRPMLGQIVFSDPDKRQFLNRLLAPHISSGIFWEVVKLWLKGYKVIVLDVPLLFEAKMDKFTKPIIVVWVDPETQIKRLMGRDKSSEEDAGNRINAQMPLDVKRNKADIVIDNTGSLDDLNEQFQKVLIEVSKPLTWTQYWLSRNGALIILASLTSGVVLCIKALS from the exons ATGAGGATAGTTGGGTTGACCGGCGGAATCGCATCTGGGAAGAGCACCGTTTCCAATCTCTTCAAGTCCCATGGGGTTCCTGTTGTTGACGCTGATGTCGTCGCTCGT GATGCTTTGAAGAAAGGTAGCGGTGGATGGAAAAAAGTTGTTGCAGCTTTTGGGGAGGAAATCCTCCTTGAAAATGGAGAAGTCAATAGACCCATGCTTGGCCAGATTGTTTTCTCCGATCCTGATAAGCGCCAATTTCTCAATCG ATTACTGGCTCCCCATATATCTTCTGGAATCTTTTGGGAAGTGGTGAAGCTTTGGCTTAAGGGGTATAAGGTTATTGTTCTTGATGTCCCATTGTTGTTTGAGGCTAAGATGGACAAGTTCACAAAGCCAATTATAGTTGTGTGGGTTGATCCTGAAACACAGATAAAGAGACTCATGGGGAGAGACAAATCAAGTGAGGAGGATGCTGGGAACAGGATCAATGCTCAAATGCCACTTGATGTGAAGAGGAATAAAGCAGATATAGTGATAGATAACACTGGATCACTTGATGACTTGAATGAACAGTTTCAGAAGGTTCTGATTGAAGTGTCAAAACCCTTGACATGGACTCAGTATTGGCTTTCAAGGAATGGAGCCTTGATCATACTTGCTTCACTCACTTCGGGTGTTGTTTTGTGTATAAAAGCACTTTCATAG
- the LOC112756380 gene encoding uncharacterized protein, whose protein sequence is MEAAKPPSEEKTHHPAAGEILKYQRWVLRVFIHCDGCKKKVKKVLQGIDGVYTTEVDSREHKVIVTGNVEADTLIKRLLKTGKYAELLPEKQPPPAEKNHNKKKSGKTKGGGGGGEGDDVNNDEKKNNEPAGGDVGSKEGSADGDEGSDKDDECDEEEGATATAGGEGGNKKKKKKKKKKSNTNNGDGSAAPPGGEANSKVDDGGDAKSPAAAEVVSAKSVASSLPHQQPVIQNAYPYPYPPPPQMYYSPPSLPPTPAYGLSYNTAYPLSSASYYVGSPIMPMHHAYATTYPHLPPPPPSHPISHYVDDDHQDQYQGGCSIM, encoded by the exons ATGGAAGCAGCTAAGCCACCATCTGAAGAAAAAACTCATCATCCTGCAGCTGGAGAAATTCTCAAGTACCAG AGATGGGTTCTGAGAGTCTTCATCCACTGTGATGGCTGCAAAAAGAAGGTTAAGAAAGTTCTCCAGGGAATTGATG gaGTTTATACAACTGAGGTTGATTCTAGGGAGCACAAGGTTATAGTAACCGGTAACGTGGAGGCTGATACTCTGATCAAGAGGCTTCTAAAAACAGGTAAATATGCAGAACTTTTGCCAGAAAAACAGCCACCACCTGCTGAGAAGAACCATAACAAAAAGAAGTCTGGGAAAACCAaggggggtggtggtggtggtgaaggcGATGATgttaacaatgatgagaagaagaataatgaaccGGCTGGCGGGGATGTTGGTTCCAAAGAGGGTAGTGCTGATGGTGATGAAGGTTCAGACAaagatgatgaatgtgatgaggaAGAGGGTGCTACAGCTACTGCTGGTGGTGAAGGTggtaataaaaagaagaaaaagaaaaagaagaagaagagcaacaCCAATAATGGTGATGGTTCTGCTGCTCCTCCCGGAGGAGAAGCAAATAGTAAAGTTGATGATGGTGGTGATGCAAAATCACCAGCAGCAGCAGAAGTTGTTTCTGCAAAATCAGTTGCATCTTCTTTGCCTCATCAACAACCAGTAATTCAAAATGCATATCCATATCCATATCCTCCACCACCACAAATGTACTATTCACCACCTTCTCTACCACCAACACCAGCATATGGATTAAGCTATAACACAGCTTATCCTCTATCAAGTGCTTCATACTATGTTGGGTCTCCTATCATGCCCATGCATCATGCATATGCTACTACATACCCTCacctcccaccaccaccaccctctcATCCTATCAGCCACTATGTTGATGATGATCATCAGGATCAATATCAAGGTGGATGCTCCATCATGTGA